CTCCAGTGCGGCTGGCGGGTTGAAAAGCGCCCTGGCCAAAGACAGCTCGGCCGCTACTTCGGACAAATGCCGGGGCAGACCGGAAGGAAGGGAGTCCGTCGGCGGCGGTGTATCATTGAAGTATTCGAGCGACATGGCCCGCAAATTGATGGTGCGGGAATCTTCCAGAAAATCCATTTTCAGATCCAGGCCGGTGATGGTGCGGTCGCGCACGGAGATCCCCCGCTGCACCAGCTTGTTGAAGCCGTTGCACGTCACTTCCAGGGTATAGCTGCCGGGCGGGATGCGGCAGAACATGAAAATTCCCCTTTCGCCGGTGACCGAGCTCAGCTTGTCTTCCAGCTTGGTCCCAGAAAGAACCACCCGGGCGGAAACCACCGGACAATCGAGCAGGTCGGCAATCTTGCCGCGGATCGCCGGCTGAAGACAGGCAGGTTCCCTTCCCTGCGCTAACATTGTTTTGCCACCCCTATGCGCATGCTTTATTTGTAGCAATTTTGCTGCCATTCCCCTGGAAAAATCCGCACAGCCTTTATTGATCGGGGTTTTCAAGGATAAGCCGAGGGATTCCTGCATCCTTTTTGAGCAAACCAGTGTCCCAATTTAGGACGACTTGCGCCTAAGGATCAATGCCCAATGCTGTCTCCTTTTGGCTTCGAGCTCTTCAATGCCAATTGTCCTATTTTGGGACATCCGCTGGTTTTTACAAAAAGCATCTTGGCAGCGGACGTTAGACGTTTACGCCTGTCCCATTTTGAGACAATCGGCCAATGGCAGAGCTACTCTCCCTGATCCAGGATTTGTCGGAGTTTAGCCAGCAGTTGGTTGAAATCGTAGGGCTTCTGGATGAATCCCCTGACCCCCTTGTTCAGGATCTCGCTGACGCGGCCGTTCTGGCTGTAGCCGGTCGAAAGCAGGGCCATGATGCGCGGATTGATTTCCTTCATTTTCAGGAATGCTTCCTCGCCGCCCATTCCCGGCATGACCACGTCCAGGATGACCAGCGCGATTTCCTGGCCGCGCTTTTTGTATACATCGACCGCCTGATCGCCGTTGGCGGCGAGTAAAACCCGGTAGCCGTGGCTCTGCAGCACTTCTTTGATAAAGGAACGAATATCCTTTTCATCGTCGACCACGAAGATCAGTTCGTTCCTGCCGCGCAGCGTTTCGGTCAAAATCTGATCGGAAATCTCCGGCTGGCCGCTAACCGGGAAAAAGATGTTGAACTTGCTGCCGTGACCCGGCCGGCTGTTTACTGTGACAAACCCCTCATGACCCTTGACAATGCCGTAAACGACCGACAAGCCGAGCCCGCTGCCCTGCCCGGTGGCTTTGGTGGTGAAAAAAGGATCAAAGATCCTGGACAGGACCTCCTTGTCCATCCCGGCCCCCGAATCGCTGACGGTCATTTTCACATAAGACCCCGGGCCGGCGCCCTCGGGCACCAGCGGATCGACCTTCCTGAAAACAGCCATCTCGGTCACGATGGACAGCCTGCCGCCATTGCTCATGGCGTCCCGCGCGTTGACGCACAGGTTCATTACCACCTGTTGGATCTGCCCGGCGTCACCCATGACGGTGGGCAGCGATTCATCCAGGTTGGTCTCGATGCGGATGGATTTATCGAACGTTTGGCTGATGATTTCCAGGGTTTCCCGGATCAGTTTATTGATGCTCAGCGGTTTGTGATTCACCTTGTCGCCGCGGGTGAAAGCCATAAGCTTGGAGGTCAGGTCGGCGGCGCGGATGGCGCTGCGTTCGATGGTATCCACATATTTGAAAAAATCGTGGCCTGGGCTCAGTTTCGCTTTCAGAAAAGAGGCATAGCCGAGGATGCCAGCCAGGATATTGTTGAAATCATGGGCGATGCCGCCGGCCAACGTGCCCAGGCTCTCCATTTTCTGGGACTGCAGCACCTGCTGCTCCAGGCGGCGCTTTTCGGTCAAGTTGCGGATAACCACCAGAACCTCGTCGCTGCCGCACAGGGCGCTGCGCGCTTCAAAATACTGCAGCCGCTGATCGATGGCAAGTTCATATTCGTACACCTGCAGCTCGTGGGTTTGCAGGGTGAGGCGGATGTTTTTCATGGTCAGCTCCGCCAGCTGCTGCGGCAGCACGTCGTCGACCCGCTTGCCCAGGAACACTTCAGGCTTCACCAGGAGCTGGGTGTCCTTTTCCGCCTTGTAGTCCAAAAACACCCCGTCCTTGTCGAGCAGGAAAATCAGGTCAGGTATGGCGCTCAGGATGGCGCGGTTCTTGTGCTCGCTGCGCCGCAGGCTGGCCTCGGCCCGCTTGTGCTCGATGGCCATGGCCACCTGGTTGGAGACGAAGATCAGGATGTTCTTCTCATCCTGGCCGTAGCGCAGGCCGGGCGAATAGGTCTGCACGACCAGCACGCCGATGGTCGTCTCCCGGATCTTCAGCGGCACGCCCAGCCAGTCGATGGAAGGGGCGCCGATCAGCTCGACCTCGCCCCGCTTTTCGAGCTCGTCGAGGATTTCGGGCGTGGCCAGCAGCGGGACGCCGGTGCGCAGCACGTATTCGGTCACCCCCTTTTCCAGCCCGCGGGTCGCCGGCGGCGGGTCGAACTCGTCGACGAAGTAGGGAAAACTCAACAGCCGGGCCGCCCGGTCGAACAGGGCGATATAAAAATTCTCGGCGCGCATGAGCCCGGAGATGATCTGGTGGATGGAATGGTACAGCTCGGGCAGGCTGCCGGCCATCTGCGTGGCCTCGGAAATTTTATAGATCGCGTCCTGGATTTTTTCCGAATGCCTTTGTTCCGTGATGTCGCTCAATACCGACAGAACGGCAGGTTCACTCTCATACACGATGTTTTTGCCCTGGATCACCACCGTGCGCCATTCGCCTTTCCTGCCGGCGACCCGGATCTCGTATCCCTGGGGAGCATGGCCGCCGGCCTGGCGCATGGTCATGTTCTTTTCGACCAACCCCCGGTCGTCGGGATGGACAAAGTCCAGGACTGACAGTCCGATGATCTCGTCCAGCGAATACTGGGTTGCCTCGAGGATATAGTCGTTGACCAGGGCGATCTTTCCTTTTTTGTGAACCAACACCCCATTGGGCAACTGGGAGACCAGATCGCGGTAGCGCTGCTCGCTTTCGCGCAGGGCGCGGCTGGCATTGACCAAATCCCGGGTGCGCTTCTGTACCCGGCCCTTTAACTGTTCGAGTTTCTGGCTTGCCGCCGCCGGCGAACGCCCCACGGGCTTTTTCGATTTCATTTTATCTCCGCCGCACCGCTCGTTGGCTCATCTAACGAGCTTGATCAACTGCCGTTGATCGGGAATGCTCTCCAGGCCGATGGCGTTGAACACCCCGAGCTGTTTCCACATTTTTCGGTCCACGCCGGCCGAACTGAAAATCCCCTGCAAGGTCCGACTGCCGTCGGCGCGGACCAGGCTCAGGCGGCTGGGTTGGCGATTCAGATAGGCGGGATCGCTCAGCTGCTGAAATGAAAGAATGGCGCGGTCGAGCAGCGGCTGGAAAACATCGGCCGCGCTGAGGACGCTCATGGCGATGAACGTAAAGACCGATGGGAATCGCGAATTGGAAAGCCATTTCCGGGTGGTAGAAGACGCCGTTCTCGAGGAAACCCTGTTTGGGGTTATCGCCGTAGACCATGCCGTCGAGCTTGCTCAGGTAGGGTTCGCTCTTGACCGCCAGGCGGGCATCCTGGCTGGAGACCAACTCCCTGACCTTGGCGATGCGGTCACTGGTCATCGGGTGGGTGGAAAGGAAAGTGGGAAGGCCGTGTCCTCCCGAATCGGCACTCATATTCTCCAGGGCGGTAAAAAAGCGCAGCATCTCGCCCGGGGCATACCGGGCTTGGCGGGCATAACCGATGCCCAGGGAATCGGCCTGGTACTCGTCGCTGCGGCTGAACTTGAGGAAAAGCAGCTGCATGCCGATCCCGGCCAGCCAGGCCAGCTTGCGGATGTCCTTGCTCAGGATGCTGCCCACGGCCAGGCCCACCTGGGCCAGCAGCTGGCCGCTCAGCTGCTTCATCGAATGGCGGGCGGCGACATGGCCCATCTCGTGGCCCAGTACGACGGCGAGCTCGGCTTCGCTGCCCATCAGGGCCAGGATGCCGCGCGTGACGTAGATGTAGCCTCCGGGGGCGGCGAAGGCGTTGACCACCGCCGTGTCCAGGACGGCAAAGTGGTACTTCAGATTGGGGCGGTGCGAATACGGCACCATTTTCTGGCCGACGCCGTTGATATAGTCCTGCAATCCCTTGCTCTCGTAGATGCCGAACTGCTGTCGGATCTGCTGGTCGGTCTCCTGGCCCATGGCGATCTCTTGTTTTTCGGAAAACAGCATCAATTCTCGCTTGCCGCTGACCGGATTGATGGCACAGCTGAGAACAACCAAAATCAGGGCCAGTAGGATCAGCCCAAAAAACGCCCTTTCAATTTTTTTCATGGCGTTCCCCCTCCTCGGCCAATTTTTTGGATTTTGATTTCTATATAACATATAAAAAAAATATATGCAAAATTGAAAATGGCCGACGGCGGTGCTCGACGGAGAAGGGCATCTGTTGACCCGTTTGCACGACTCGATGCGGTTTGTGTTACCCCGGGCGATTCCCCGGCCACGGCGCGCTTGTCGTTTGCGATTGACAGTCATGAGCGAATTTGTTACTATTGACTTTAATCCAAACGATTCTCCCTGGAGGTGAAATGATCAAGGGGAAATATCTGTTCACGTCAGAATCGGTGTGCGCCGGGCACCCGGACAAGGTTTGCGACCAGATTTCCGACAGCATTCTCGACGCCTGCCTGAAGCAGGACCCGGATTCGCGCGTGGCCATCGAAACCCTGACCAAGACCGGCATGGTGCTGGTGGCCGGCGAGTTGACCACCAAGGCCTATGTCAACATCCCGACCATCGTCCGCCAGACCCTCAAGGAGATCGGCTACACGAGTTCGCATTACGGCATTGAGTACGAGACCTGCGCCGTGCTGGTGCACATCGAGGAGCAGTCCCCCGACATCGCCATGGGCGTCAACACCGCCAGGGGCCACGAGCAGGGCGCCGGCGACCAGGGCATGATGTTCGGCTACGCCACCAACGAGACCGCCAATTACATGCCCCTGCCCATCGCCATGGCCCACAAGCTGACGGCGCGGCTGGCCCAGGTACGCAAGAACCGCACCATCCCCTACCTCGGTCCCGACGGCAAGGCCCAGGTGACCGTGGAATACGAAAACGGCAAGCCCCGCCACATCACCGCGGTGGTGGTTTCCAATCAGCACAATGATAAGATCGGCCACGCCCGCATCGAGAAGGACATCATCCGCCACGTGGTCAAGCCCGTCTGCGGCAAGTGGCTGACCGCCGACACCAAGTTCTACATCAACCCCACCGGCAAGTTCGTCAGGGGCGGCCCCTACGCCGACGCCGGCCTGACCGGGCGCAAGATCATCGTCGACACCTACGGCGGCATGGGCCGGCATGGCGGCGGCGCTTTTTCCGGCAAGGACCCCAGCAAGGTCGACCGCTCCGGCGCCTACATGGCCCGCTATATCGCCAAGAACATCGTGGCCGCCGGCCTGGCCGAAAAGTGCGAAGTGCAGCTGGCCTACGCCATCGGCATTGCCGACCCGGTCTCGATCAACGTCAACCTGTTCAACACCGGCAAGATAAGCGAAGAAAAAATCACCGCCCTGATCCGCAAAGTCTTCCCGCTCAAACCCGGCGAAATCCTCAAGGCACTCAATCTGAAAAGACCCATCTACAAGCAGACGGCATCCAACGGCCACTTCGGCCGTGACGAATTCCCCTGGGAGAAGCTGGACAAGGTCAAAGAGCTCAAGGCCTTAGCCAAGAAATAGAGGCGATTTGGCTTGGCGTACGGCGGACGGCTGACGGTGGACGGTAAAGAAAAAACGCTGTACAGTGTAGGGGCGACCCGGCGGGTCGCCCCCAAAATG
The sequence above is drawn from the Candidatus Aminicenantes bacterium genome and encodes:
- a CDS encoding carboxypeptidase-like regulatory domain-containing protein: MLAQGREPACLQPAIRGKIADLLDCPVVSARVVLSGTKLEDKLSSVTGERGIFMFCRIPPGSYTLEVTCNGFNKLVQRGISVRDRTITGLDLKMDFLEDSRTINLRAMSLEYFNDTPPPTDSLPSGLPRHLSEVAAELSLARALFNPPAALEVGRAITIELGVYQNLIGEVMHRLLARNVCCVDRERLGITLAAQLQIDGCEVLPRRAPRAVIDRARYLDWAWEVIPKTPGTGLIRLRLEATIRFAEHGEREKCLLLIDREVGIRKTRWLALRRWFRKKHSKQTDDESFNRGG
- a CDS encoding PAS domain S-box protein — its product is MKSKKPVGRSPAAASQKLEQLKGRVQKRTRDLVNASRALRESEQRYRDLVSQLPNGVLVHKKGKIALVNDYILEATQYSLDEIIGLSVLDFVHPDDRGLVEKNMTMRQAGGHAPQGYEIRVAGRKGEWRTVVIQGKNIVYESEPAVLSVLSDITEQRHSEKIQDAIYKISEATQMAGSLPELYHSIHQIISGLMRAENFYIALFDRAARLLSFPYFVDEFDPPPATRGLEKGVTEYVLRTGVPLLATPEILDELEKRGEVELIGAPSIDWLGVPLKIRETTIGVLVVQTYSPGLRYGQDEKNILIFVSNQVAMAIEHKRAEASLRRSEHKNRAILSAIPDLIFLLDKDGVFLDYKAEKDTQLLVKPEVFLGKRVDDVLPQQLAELTMKNIRLTLQTHELQVYEYELAIDQRLQYFEARSALCGSDEVLVVIRNLTEKRRLEQQVLQSQKMESLGTLAGGIAHDFNNILAGILGYASFLKAKLSPGHDFFKYVDTIERSAIRAADLTSKLMAFTRGDKVNHKPLSINKLIRETLEIISQTFDKSIRIETNLDESLPTVMGDAGQIQQVVMNLCVNARDAMSNGGRLSIVTEMAVFRKVDPLVPEGAGPGSYVKMTVSDSGAGMDKEVLSRIFDPFFTTKATGQGSGLGLSVVYGIVKGHEGFVTVNSRPGHGSKFNIFFPVSGQPEISDQILTETLRGRNELIFVVDDEKDIRSFIKEVLQSHGYRVLLAANGDQAVDVYKKRGQEIALVILDVVMPGMGGEEAFLKMKEINPRIMALLSTGYSQNGRVSEILNKGVRGFIQKPYDFNQLLAKLRQILDQGE
- a CDS encoding M48 family metallopeptidase gives rise to the protein MKKIERAFFGLILLALILVVLSCAINPVSGKRELMLFSEKQEIAMGQETDQQIRQQFGIYESKGLQDYINGVGQKMVPYSHRPNLKYHFAVLDTAVVNAFAAPGGYIYVTRGILALMGSEAELAVVLGHEMGHVAARHSMKQLSGQLLAQVGLAVGSILSKDIRKLAWLAGIGMQLLFLKFSRSDEYQADSLGIGYARQARYAPGEMLRFFTALENMSADSGGHGLPTFLSTHPMTSDRIAKVRELVSSQDARLAVKSEPYLSKLDGMVYGDNPKQGFLENGVFYHPEMAFQFAIPIGLYVHRHERPQRGRCFPAAARPRHSFISAAERSRLSESPTQPPEPGPRRRQSDLAGDFQFGRRGPKNVETARGVQRHRPGEHSRSTAVDQAR
- the metK gene encoding methionine adenosyltransferase; this encodes MIKGKYLFTSESVCAGHPDKVCDQISDSILDACLKQDPDSRVAIETLTKTGMVLVAGELTTKAYVNIPTIVRQTLKEIGYTSSHYGIEYETCAVLVHIEEQSPDIAMGVNTARGHEQGAGDQGMMFGYATNETANYMPLPIAMAHKLTARLAQVRKNRTIPYLGPDGKAQVTVEYENGKPRHITAVVVSNQHNDKIGHARIEKDIIRHVVKPVCGKWLTADTKFYINPTGKFVRGGPYADAGLTGRKIIVDTYGGMGRHGGGAFSGKDPSKVDRSGAYMARYIAKNIVAAGLAEKCEVQLAYAIGIADPVSINVNLFNTGKISEEKITALIRKVFPLKPGEILKALNLKRPIYKQTASNGHFGRDEFPWEKLDKVKELKALAKK